One Candidatus Symbiobacter mobilis CR genomic window, CTGACCAACGAATCCGGCAACAACATCCTCGTCGGCAAAACCGATCTGGTCAACGACGGCGACGTGACCGTACAGAAATATGGTTTGGATACCAATGGAGATTTTCAATCCATCGGAGCCTCTGTCAACGTCGCTGCCGGAGACCCAGCCACTGCCACCATCGTCAGCGGGTTCATCACGCTCGATTCCGAAAAGAGCTATACCGTCGATGACGATGCAACCGGCGGCAACGTTTTCACCGACGAAAGTTCGACCTTGAACGACGTGGCCAGCCTTGATGTCACGACTTTCGCCAATTCGACGAATGCGATCAAGACCGTCGATTCCGCGATGGCGTACATCAACAGCGAACGCGCCAAACTCGGCGCCTTGCAGTCGCGGTTCGAAACGACGATCTCCAGCTTGCAGATCACGTCCGAGAACATGTCGGCGTCCCGCAGCCGGATCCAGGATGCGGACTTCGCGGTGGAAACCGCCAACCTGGCCCGTGCGCAGATCCTGCAACAGGCTGGCACGGCGATGGTGGCGCAAGCGAACCAGCTCCCGCAAGGTGTGATGCAGCTTTTGAAGTAACCCTGAGGCCAGGGTGGGTAGGGTGGATCCGTAGCGCCCGGCTTGGGCGCTACGGGTACACTTTTTTTCCCCCCGGTACCTCCTTGCGGCTGCTATCGCATTGGTGGCTATCGCATTGTTTGCTTTGGTTCTTCTTGCATGTCCCGCCCTATTTCCCGAGGCTCCGACGCTCTTGCCGACCGCATCCGCGCCGCATTCGACGCCAGCAACTGGGCCGAAGCGATCCGTCTATGCAAGGCCACGCTGCGCAAGAACCCCCTGCATCTTCCGTCCCACCGCTACCTGGGTTTTGCCCTCTATCAGACGGGGGAGATCGACGCGGCATTGGCTGCGTATGGTCACGCCAACATCCTTTTTCCCGACGACGGCAAGCTGCTGCTGAATTACGCCAACATCCTGCTGCATAGCGCCCGGTTCGAGGAATCGAAAAAGCTCCTCGAACGCCTGTGTACCCTGCGGCCCGACGATGTCTTGGTGTGGATCCGCTTGTCGCAAGCCTGTTATCCCCTGCAACAGCACGAAAAAGGCTTTGCCGCCGCACAGCGTGCGGTGGAGCTGGCCGTGGAACTACCGGACAAGGTCGCGGCGCTCACCCAACGCGCCATTCAACGCCGGGAACTGGGCCAAGTGCGTGCAGCCGTTCTCGACTGCGAGGAAGGCATTACCCTCGACCCCACCTGCGAGTGCAACTACACCAACCGCCTGCTATTCATGCTGGCTGACCCGCTTTCTACCGACGAGGACATGGCGCGGGCTGCGAGGGAGTATGCAGAACAGTTCGAAACCCCCCTCAAGCCTTTCTGGCCCACCTTTGCCGACCATCCCCGTGGGCCTTGGCGCAGGCTGCGCATCGGTTTTTTGTCGGCGGACTTTCGCAACCACGCTGCGATGTACTGGATGGAAGGGCTGCTGTCCCAGCTCGACCGCAGACAGTTCGAGGTGTACGCCTTTTATATGTTCCCCAAGGACGACTGGATCACCGACCGGGTGCAATGCCATGTCGATCACTTCATTCATGTCGATCGCATGCTGCCGGAAGTGCGCGCCCAGCGCATTCAAGAGCAAGGCATCGACATCCTCGTCGACCTTTCGGGCCATACGGGCAACAACGGGTTGATGACCGTTGCCCGCAAGCCTGCTCCCGTTCAGGTCAATTGGCTCGGTTTCGTCTCGACGTCCGGGCTGAGCGCCATCGACTACAAGATCAGTTGCGCGGTGCAGGATCCCGAAGGCATCGACTTTCTCTACACCGAAAAAATCTATCGCTTACCGGTATGCGGCTGCTACCGGCCGATGATCCGCAACCCCCTCTGGCGCTACCAACCCCGCTACACGGTACGGCCTACCCCCGCAATGGCCAACGGCTACATCACCTTTGGCACGTGTAACAACCTGGGCAAGCTCACCGACGGAGTCTTGACCCTCTGGGGCCAGCTTCAACAGCGCGTTGCCGGGTCCTGGTTGTTGATCGAGGGCAAGAATTTCGACCTGCCTGCGGTGGCCGATGCCTACCGGGAACGTTGCGGCAGGCTGGGCATCGACCCCCAACGGCTCCAACTCGTTCCGCTACACCAAGACAACCAGTACCTGACGTACCACCAGATCGACATTGCGCTCGACCCCTTTCCGCTAGGGGGAGGAACGACGACGTGTGATGTGCTGTGGATGGGGGTGCCGCTCGTCACCCTGGAGGGCAAGAACGCCCAGGGGCGCATGGGGGTCTCGGCGTTGACGGCCGTCGGCAGGACGGAATGGATCGCCCCATCGACCGATGCGTACCTGGACATCGCCGCAGAGCTGGCCAGCGATGTGCAGCGGCTCAACCAGATTCGGCTGGGCCTGCGTGGGGAAACGGAGCGCTCTACGCTGATGCGTGAGGATTTCTTCCGCCACTACTTTGGCGAGGCGTTGCGGGCGATGTGGGTGCAGTGGATCGCGCAGACCAATCACCCCGGCGACCCCGACGCCCAATCCAGCGCCATCGAATCCTGGCTGCAGGACATCCCCCCGGAATGGGAGCAACCTCCCCGCCCTGGCGTGGGTATCGCACCAGGCCAGCGCATCCCGCTGGAGGAAGCGCATCAACGCTTGCAGCAGCTCATCGCCGACGCACGCAATGCCCCTCCCCCCCCATCGCTGCCCGCCCCGAAGATCGAGGACATCCGCTGGGTGGCCGCGACCCAATTTGCCGAGCTTGTGCTTTGCGCCGTTCCCCACGACCCCGTGGCCTTGACTTGCCTGGCCGAGATCGAGCTTGCGCACGGGTACAAGGACTTTGCCCTCACCTATTTGCAGTATGCAGCCCAGTCGATGTCCGGGACTTCGGGCGTCATGCGGTGAAGAGGGTTGGACTGCATCGTTCCGTCTGCGGCCACGCGGCTGGTGATTTTGGGGAAGTAGGTTTGGGCGGGGTCGATCGCCAACACAAAAGCACACGGCCCCGGTGCCTCGAAGGCTTCGGCAAAGCCGGGGCAATCGGCCACTGGCCCGTCGATCCGCAGCACGGGGATGCCATAGGCAGCAAAGAGCTTGTCCCACGGCGGTAGCCCCAGCCCGCCCTGGACTTCGCAACCGACGAAGCGCCCGGCAAAGTAGCTTTGCTGGGTCATGCGGATCGACGCATAGCCTTGGTCGTCGAACAAAAAAATCTTCAGCGATAACCGGTTGGCCACCACTGTCCCCAGCTCTTGCAGATTCTGGGCAAAGCCGCCGTCCCCCTCGAACAGGATCGTTCGCCGATCCGGGTGCGCCAACGCAGCGCCGATGGCCCCGCTCAACCCATAGCCCATCGACGCCAGCCCCTTGTTGGTGATGATCGTCTGCCCCCAGCGCTGCGCAAAAACTTGCATCGCCACGGTATACGCACAACCGCTGCTGCATGGAATGACGACGTCTTCGGCCCTGCACCACCCCGCAATCTCTTCATAGAACCGGTACGGAGACACATACCCCGCCCCCGTGTGGTTCGGTTCGACCAAGGGCAATGCATCGCGCACCTTGCTGCAGCAACGCACCCAGGCCGTGTGATCACCGAGGTGCGATCCGGCAAGGTGGCGCAACACGTCGTTGGCATCGCCCAGCACTGGCCATTCGACGTGGGGATGGCCTTTGGACAACTCAGCAGGGTCGATCTCGACCTGCAGCACTTCGCCTTCGGGGACGAATTCCTGCCAGCGAAACCCGGTTTGCTGTAGGCCCAGCCTCGTCCCGAGCGCAACGAGCAGATCGCACTTCTGGAGCAGGACGTTTGCATACCGCTGCCCCCAGGTATTGGGCCTGCCAAAGTACAGGGGGTGTTCGGCACCAACGCGATCCGCCCCGTTCCACGTGGTCATCAGGGGGATCCCCATCGCTTCGAGCTGCGCGTACACCGTTCGCATCGTCTTGCGCGACACCCCACCGCCCAACAGCAACACGGGGCGCTCTGCTGCGCGAATGCGTTCGACCAGCGCGGTCTTGACCGATGCCCCTGCCAGCGGAATGACGGGGTGCAAGCCCTCTGCGGGGTCTGCCCGCTCCAGGGATGCCTCATCCACGCTACGCGCTTGCACGTCCAGCGGCAATTCCAAAAACACTGGGCCGGGGCGCGGGCTGCCTACATTGCCCACCCAGCGCTGAAAGCTGGCCAACGACACGGGGGCATCAAGCCGCCGCGCAACACAGCACACGGGTTCCGCAATGCGCACGCCGTCGATTTCCTGAATCCCCCGCTGGCGCAGCCATAGGTCGCGCAGGTCGGCAGTTTTGACCTGCCCGCCCAGCACCAGCAGTTCCCGGCTTTCGAGGAATGCGCCAGCCAGCGCGGTGACGACATTCGTCAACCCGGGGCCAGCGGTGACCAAGGCAAAGGCTTTTTCCTGGGGGTGCGCCTCGTTGAAGTACTCGGCGGCAATGCCCGCAGCCACTTCATGCACCACCCCCACCATGCGAAAGTGCGCGCTACAGCTCGCCACCAGGTGCATCACGTTCCCCCCGGGGACGAAAAAGCAATGGGTATAGCCCATGTTGCGGAGCCACTTTGCAAGCAAGTCACTGTATTTCATGATGATGTTTCTGTTTCTATTCCACGTTGCGCGTGACCCATCACGTCGTACCTATCTTTTGCAGGAGCGACGGAAGTCGCGATCAGCGCCAGATGTACCCAAACCCGTTACCCAAAGAGGCACCATCATCCCAACGCTGGCAGGGGGGCCAGCATGGTCTGCAAATACCTGGCGGTTTCCCGAATCTGCGCTGCCAGCCCCAAGGGGTGCAGGCCCAGCTTGTTTTCCAGAAGGGAGATTCGGGTGCGGTCGCCCACATAACAGTCTTCCTCGGCATCGGCGAGCAGCGCGGGGCGCAGCACCTGCGCATGGGGAGATTGCAGCACTGCCGCCACGCACCGTCCCAGTTCGCCGAGTTCGACGACTTCCTCGCCCGCTACATCGAAAGCCTCGCACTGCCCAGGCACGCTACGCAACAACATCCTCGCGCACAACTCCAGGCAGTCCCCCACGTAGTAATACGACCGCAGCACTGGCCGCGCCGCACGCACTGCCACCGGCTCGCCTGCCAGCACCTGCCGGATCATCGAAGCCAGCGCGTAGTGCTCGATCTTGTTGATGTACGGCCCGGACAGGTTGAACACCCGCGCAATGACCAGCCGCGCACCAGCTTGGGCACACGCCGCGCCAAAGGCTTGTTCGTCTTCGACCTTGAGCCTGCCGTACTCCCGCACCGCAGCATCGCGCCCCGTGGCATGAAGGTAGTCATACACCGCGCCGGAAGAAGGCAAAACCATGCCCCATACGCTGCCGCCCCGCACCCAGCCCAGCACCCGCTCGCGCAAGGCACGATTGCGCCGTTCGTAGTCGGCCAGCGGCATCCCTTCGGCGCGATCCTTGGTCAGAAAGGCGTAGTGCCACAGCAGCAAGCCACGCCCAGCCGGGGGAACCCAGGATTCGAGCGCCCGCACGGGAGGATCATCGCGAGACCCCAGCGCAACGACCCGTTGCCCGAACTCCGCCCCCAAAGCCTGCCGGAGCATGTCCAGCGTCGCCCGGCCCAGCCAGCCGTTCGCGCCCGTAACGACAACATCGCAAGGCAAGGCACGCAGCGCCTGCGCGGATGCTTCGGTCAACGCCAGATAACTGTCATGACTTTGCACAGACACCCTGCATCAGACAAGTCATGGCAGTTTCCCTCACCCCCCAGCCCCTCTCCCGCTGGGCGAGGGGAGCTACAACCCCCGTTCGCAAATGCTTTTGCACAGCTCTGCGCTCTCCGAATACGGGGTATCCAGCTCGTCGATCGTCAGGGGGGCGTCTTTTTTGCAATCGGCCAACAGGCGGTGCCCGTACTTGCCAAGCATCAGCTCGCGGCTGGAAATCTGTTTCTTTTGCAAGGGGATGGCGAGGTACACATCGTCCGCAGTGAGCAATTGCCCTTTGACCAAATCGCGCTTGGCATACACCCCACGCACATAGGAATCGAGATAGTCGACCTCCTTCGCCAGCGGAATCCTGCGCTCCATACCGGAGTTGCCAATCATCTCCTTGGCTTTTTTCCAGGCCTTGAACCAGGTATCGATCTGGTGCGGTAGCGAGGAATACTTGGCCACCTGAAAGCCGTCATCGTCGATGTCGATGTGCCGCTCGAAGGTGCGTGCGCCCTTGGCCACGGCGATCTGGATCGAGGCAGTCCAGTCCCGGTACTCGTGGCAGGAATAGCCAATGACCAGATTGGGGTAGCGGTGGCGAAGGTAGTCGATCTGCCCTAGCTCGCACTCGCAGTCTTCATGGGGATAGGCCGCGACGCAGTGGTTAAGCGCCAGCGGAATGTTGCGCCGCTCAAAAAACGCGACCAGGTCGTCCATATCTTTCTTGGACATCCCCCCCGTCGAGACGATCACGGGCTTGCGCGTCGTGGCGATTTTTTCGAGCAAGGTCCAGTCGTTGTTGTCCGCGCTGGCGACCTTGATGATCGGCATATTGAATTCGACGCACCAATCGACCGACTTTTCATCGAAAGGGGTCGACATCGGAATGCAACCGCTGCCGCGAATGGCATCGACAAGGGCGGTGAATTCCTCCTTCGTCAGCCTCGTTCCCGTAACGCGCTGGATATAGCGAATATCGTTGCGGTGGACGAAATCCTTGTGGATGAAATTGTCAATGTCCCGAAACTGGAGCTTGATCGCAGCCCGGACATTGTTGAAACGAACGATCTTGGAAAACCGCTCGATGATGGCCAAACCACGCTGCACGCTGCCTTGGTGGTTGCTCGCCATTTCCAGCACGAAAAGGTCTTCAAATATCCTGTTTTGCATGATGGCTCCGCGTAGACATTCCCGCCACATCACACGTTTTGCACGATTGCACGTTTTGCACGATCTGGCGCGCTTTCCCAAGGGATCAATCATTGTAGGCACGCACTTTTTGGGCCTATTGGCCTATTACAGGGGGGATTTCCCCCTTTACTGTGTACGTCACGCAGCGGCTTTTCGATGCTCCCCTCGCCCAGCGGGAGAGGAGCGGGGGGTGTGAGGGAGACGCACAATCCCTTACCCTTTCGCCCCCGTTGTGCCGCTACCCGCGAACATGCCCGCCCCCGCATACGCCCCCCCCGAACGCTACGTGGCGCGCACCCTTGCGCGGGCCGGGAGCAGCTTTCGTTTTGCGTTCCGGTTCCTTCCTCCACGCCGCCGCGCGGCCATCTCGGCGTTCTATGCTTTCTGCCGGGAAGTGGACGACGCCGTGGACGACGCGGCATCGACAGCGCAAGCCGAATCGGCACTGGCATGGTGGCGAGAAGAACTGCCCCGCGCCTTTGCCGGGGCGCCTACGCACCCGGCCATGCAAGCGCTGCTGCCCCACGCTACGGACTTCGGCATCCGCGAAGAGCAATTGCGCGCCATCGTCGAAGGCTGCGCGATGGACATTGACCATGCCCGCTACCCCGACTATGCGTCGCTACAGCGGTACTGTCACCTCGTCGCCGGCATCGTCGGCGAAGTAGCCGCCGGCATCTTCGGCCAGACCCACCCGCAAACCACCGAATACGCGCACGCCTTGGGCCAAGCCCTGCAATTGACGAACATCGTCCGTGACGTGGGCGAAGATGCCCGGCGCGGACGCATCTACCTGCCGCTCGACGAACTGGAGCGCTTTGGCGTGGCGACTGCGGACATCGTCGACCAGCGCGACACCCCCGCCTTTGCCGCGCTGATGCGATTCCAAGCGCAGCGGGCGCATGGATGGTTCGACCGCGCCCTGGGGCTATTGCCCGACTGCGACCGCCGCGCCCAACAGCCCGGCCTGATGATGGCGCACCTGTACCGCGCCCTGCTACGCGCCATTGAGCGCGAGGGTTTTCCCGTTCTGCACCGGCGCACCCGGCTGCACCCCCTGCACAAACTCTGGGTGGCGGGCACCGTATTGGCTGGGGGGAAGTAAATGGATGTCGCCGTCATCGGGGCAGGATGGGCCGGGCTGGCCGCAGCGGTGGCAGCGCGCTCGCAGGGGTACGACGTCACCGTTTTCGAGGCTACGCGCACCGTCGGGGGCCGCGCGCGTACGCTGCTCGAACCTCAAGTGCTGCTCGATGGCACGTCGGCCATCCTCGATAACGGGCAACACATCCTCAGCGGCGCGTACACCGCCACGCTGCAACTGCTCGATACCGTTGGCGTCGATGCCGCCCACACCCTGCTGCCCCAGGGGTTGGATTTGCGTTACCCCGACGGCACCGGGCTGCGTTTTCCCGACTGGCACCCCACGCTGGACTTGCTCTGGGCCAGCCTGCGGGCGCGGGGTTGGCACCTGCGTGATGCCCTGGCCCTGCTGCGCAACGCTGCGGCGTGGCAAAGCGCCGGGTTCTCATGCAACCCTGCCATCACGGTCGCAGAACTGTGCGCACACCTGCCACAGCGCGTGCGCAGCGGGCTGATCGACCCGCTATGTGTTTCCGCGCTCAATACGCCTGCCCACCTTGCCAGCGCGCACATGT contains:
- a CDS encoding tetratricopeptide repeat protein, with protein sequence MSRPISRGSDALADRIRAAFDASNWAEAIRLCKATLRKNPLHLPSHRYLGFALYQTGEIDAALAAYGHANILFPDDGKLLLNYANILLHSARFEESKKLLERLCTLRPDDVLVWIRLSQACYPLQQHEKGFAAAQRAVELAVELPDKVAALTQRAIQRRELGQVRAAVLDCEEGITLDPTCECNYTNRLLFMLADPLSTDEDMARAAREYAEQFETPLKPFWPTFADHPRGPWRRLRIGFLSADFRNHAAMYWMEGLLSQLDRRQFEVYAFYMFPKDDWITDRVQCHVDHFIHVDRMLPEVRAQRIQEQGIDILVDLSGHTGNNGLMTVARKPAPVQVNWLGFVSTSGLSAIDYKISCAVQDPEGIDFLYTEKIYRLPVCGCYRPMIRNPLWRYQPRYTVRPTPAMANGYITFGTCNNLGKLTDGVLTLWGQLQQRVAGSWLLIEGKNFDLPAVADAYRERCGRLGIDPQRLQLVPLHQDNQYLTYHQIDIALDPFPLGGGTTTCDVLWMGVPLVTLEGKNAQGRMGVSALTAVGRTEWIAPSTDAYLDIAAELASDVQRLNQIRLGLRGETERSTLMREDFFRHYFGEALRAMWVQWIAQTNHPGDPDAQSSAIESWLQDIPPEWEQPPRPGVGIAPGQRIPLEEAHQRLQQLIADARNAPPPPSLPAPKIEDIRWVAATQFAELVLCAVPHDPVALTCLAEIELAHGYKDFALTYLQYAAQSMSGTSGVMR
- a CDS encoding thiamine pyrophosphate-binding protein; this encodes MKYSDLLAKWLRNMGYTHCFFVPGGNVMHLVASCSAHFRMVGVVHEVAAGIAAEYFNEAHPQEKAFALVTAGPGLTNVVTALAGAFLESRELLVLGGQVKTADLRDLWLRQRGIQEIDGVRIAEPVCCVARRLDAPVSLASFQRWVGNVGSPRPGPVFLELPLDVQARSVDEASLERADPAEGLHPVIPLAGASVKTALVERIRAAERPVLLLGGGVSRKTMRTVYAQLEAMGIPLMTTWNGADRVGAEHPLYFGRPNTWGQRYANVLLQKCDLLVALGTRLGLQQTGFRWQEFVPEGEVLQVEIDPAELSKGHPHVEWPVLGDANDVLRHLAGSHLGDHTAWVRCCSKVRDALPLVEPNHTGAGYVSPYRFYEEIAGWCRAEDVVIPCSSGCAYTVAMQVFAQRWGQTIITNKGLASMGYGLSGAIGAALAHPDRRTILFEGDGGFAQNLQELGTVVANRLSLKIFLFDDQGYASIRMTQQSYFAGRFVGCEVQGGLGLPPWDKLFAAYGIPVLRIDGPVADCPGFAEAFEAPGPCAFVLAIDPAQTYFPKITSRVAADGTMQSNPLHRMTPEVPDIDWAAYCK
- a CDS encoding NAD-dependent epimerase/dehydratase family protein; its protein translation is MQSHDSYLALTEASAQALRALPCDVVVTGANGWLGRATLDMLRQALGAEFGQRVVALGSRDDPPVRALESWVPPAGRGLLLWHYAFLTKDRAEGMPLADYERRNRALRERVLGWVRGGSVWGMVLPSSGAVYDYLHATGRDAAVREYGRLKVEDEQAFGAACAQAGARLVIARVFNLSGPYINKIEHYALASMIRQVLAGEPVAVRAARPVLRSYYYVGDCLELCARMLLRSVPGQCEAFDVAGEEVVELGELGRCVAAVLQSPHAQVLRPALLADAEEDCYVGDRTRISLLENKLGLHPLGLAAQIRETARYLQTMLAPLPALG
- a CDS encoding N-acetylneuraminate synthase family protein; this encodes MQNRIFEDLFVLEMASNHQGSVQRGLAIIERFSKIVRFNNVRAAIKLQFRDIDNFIHKDFVHRNDIRYIQRVTGTRLTKEEFTALVDAIRGSGCIPMSTPFDEKSVDWCVEFNMPIIKVASADNNDWTLLEKIATTRKPVIVSTGGMSKKDMDDLVAFFERRNIPLALNHCVAAYPHEDCECELGQIDYLRHRYPNLVIGYSCHEYRDWTASIQIAVAKGARTFERHIDIDDDGFQVAKYSSLPHQIDTWFKAWKKAKEMIGNSGMERRIPLAKEVDYLDSYVRGVYAKRDLVKGQLLTADDVYLAIPLQKKQISSRELMLGKYGHRLLADCKKDAPLTIDELDTPYSESAELCKSICERGL
- the hpnD gene encoding presqualene diphosphate synthase HpnD, with amino-acid sequence MPAPAYAPPERYVARTLARAGSSFRFAFRFLPPRRRAAISAFYAFCREVDDAVDDAASTAQAESALAWWREELPRAFAGAPTHPAMQALLPHATDFGIREEQLRAIVEGCAMDIDHARYPDYASLQRYCHLVAGIVGEVAAGIFGQTHPQTTEYAHALGQALQLTNIVRDVGEDARRGRIYLPLDELERFGVATADIVDQRDTPAFAALMRFQAQRAHGWFDRALGLLPDCDRRAQQPGLMMAHLYRALLRAIEREGFPVLHRRTRLHPLHKLWVAGTVLAGGK